The sequence below is a genomic window from Candidatus Omnitrophota bacterium.
ACACGCCGAGGGTGCCCAGCGCTCCGGCTCGCGCGAGACGACCGACCCTTCCTGGAGGGGCACCGGCAGGCCCAGTAGTCGGTATTTGACGAAGTTCGACAGCGCCCCCCACACGGTCGTGATGAGCCAAGCCAGGTCGAGGAACTCGCGTCGCGTTAGGTGCATCCCATCGCTATCGGTGACAGGCCAAGCAGTCCGTCGTCACGCGCTCCTTCCGGTGGCACTCGAGGCACCGTTCCATGTTGATCGGCACCGTCTGCCGATCAACCGGCCGTGTCACGTACTTCATCTCGCCGTGGCAGACGGCGCAGTCGAGCTTGGCCGTCGTCACATGGCGCTGGTGCGAAAAATATACATGCGGCTGGACCCGGTGGACCTGCTGCCACGGGATCTCCTTTCCTTCGGCAGCGATCGCTTTCAGCTGCGGATCGATCCGACTCAACTCCGGGGTCTTGGCGCGCCACGACGCATGACACTCAAGACACTCCTGCACCGTGGGGATCCCTGCGAACGGCTGCGAGTTGACGTAGACGTGGCAGCCCGCGCACTTGAACCCGGCTGCGATGTGTTTCTGGTGATTGAACGGGATGGACGGTTGGACAACGGCGGGACGGCGGGTTCGGCCCTGGCGCTCAGCGT
It includes:
- a CDS encoding cytochrome c3 family protein, with the protein product MRERLLLLVGVILLAGAVLYAERQGRTRRPAVVQPSIPFNHQKHIAAGFKCAGCHVYVNSQPFAGIPTVQECLECHASWRAKTPELSRIDPQLKAIAAEGKEIPWQQVHRVQPHVYFSHQRHVTTAKLDCAVCHGEMKYVTRPVDRQTVPINMERCLECHRKERVTTDCLACHR